Below is a window of Pseudoalteromonas undina DNA.
CACCCACTGCAACTGACTTACCAGCAAGTTGCTGTATGTGGGTGATTGGTGGGTTGCTCTGATGGTTAACAATACTCAAAGGCAAATTTACCATGGGTGTACTAAGCATACCTAAGGTATTATTCGTTGTGGTATTAACTACAGGATGAAGTACATCTATCTGATTATTTTTAAATAAATTAAGTAATTCTTGCCAACTAAGTCCATTAACATAATTTATCTTAATACCCAGTAGCTGCGCAATCGCATTGATATATTCAATACTGTAGCCATTGGGCGTACCACTAACACTAAAGTCCATAGGGGCCCAATTTGTTTCGTTTGATACTGTAATAGTCGGGTATTGTGCAATTACTTTTTGCTGTTGCTCGCTTAGCGTTAATTGTTTCAAGCTTTTGTTTTTATCAACCTTACCTTTCTGATTTGAAGCAACAATCTCTCCTTCTCGATTATATATAAATAACTGCGCAGAGTTATGCATATCTAACTGCTGCTGTTGTGTTAATAAATAATTAGAAATATTATCGACCATAACTCCAAGAGCTAACACATGGTCTTTGCCTTTGGTTTTAATCGAGTAGGTTTGGCCTGAAGTTTGTAAATGCGAGAATAAGTAAGGTTTAGTTTTATTCACCTGCTCTGAATTTGCTTGTTTAAACCACGTTTGCTCTCGAGGATCAAAAAACGTCGGTTTATTGGTTTGTTTTCTTAAGTTAAAATCAGCATCAAAGTAGTACCTGTGTTCTACCCTTTGCCCTTTTTCGGTTTTAATATGGATCACAACCCACCGGTCATTATCAACCGTATTTAAACGCTCTCTGACTATTTTACCACTCTCAAGATTGATAATTTCATAAAAGTCTCCGTTGCTATAGCCCATAGAAAATGCGTAAAACAAAGGGTTTAATTCCATTATTTCGCTCAATACATTACGCAGCTCTGTTTTGTCTGAAAAGTTATTACCTACTAGTGAAGTATTTTTAACCATCATATTTAAAGTATTTTCAGATTTTTCATTGATGCGTGATAGGTAATCAGCAACAGATTGCGTGGTCATATTGAAATGCAGCAGGTTAGACTCTAGTGCCATTTTTTCGCTGAAGTAATACTGTAAACTAGTGGCTATAATGGCGGTAATAGACGTTGCCAATACAAATACAGCCACAACCGTTAAACGAATAGAAAAGCGCACTGTTCTTTTTAACTTATTTAACGCTTTAAATATCATTGAACTTTCCTTGAAGCACTTTTAAGAGCAATAAATACAGAGAGTTGAATACTGCTAAAAACAATATTCATAATCCGTATGGAGCTAAAGTAATATTAGTCACAAAATCAAAAATATAAAACTTTATGCACTTATTTACTGATCACTTAATTGCGCTTACCATATGCCAACCAAAAACCTAAATTGACTCACTCTTATGGTTAAACAACACAGCTCTTTTTCGTGGCTATTTATCTCTTTTACTTTTTTAACACTCTTGGCTACTTCTGCCAGCAGTTATGCAAAAAGCATAAGTATTAACGTATTTGCTATTCCTTCTAAGCCTATTGTTGAGCTAGTCGCTAACACCAGCGATAAATTAGCTACGCACCAAATTACTACGTTTTACCAACAAGGGTTACCCGTGCACGCCACCTTGTATTTAACGGATTACCCACTTGAAGCACAAAACGAAATTAAGCAAATGGTAGAGCGTATTGCCAAAGAACATCAGTCGTTTGAGATAAAAGCCAATGGATTTAGTGTGTCACCAAGTAATTGGGCATTTATAAATTTAGAAAAATCATATCAATTACAACGATTGGCAGATGAGGTTACCCTTAAGCTTGAGCCGCTTCGCGATCATCAAGCACCAGTGCCTAGTTGGGTAAAGCATTACCCTAATAAACTTGTGGCTTTTGAACGTTATGGCAGCCCTAATGCATTTCAGAATTTTCAGCCGCATTTAACACTACTCGCAAATGAACAAAGCGCAGCATTAGCGTTAGTCAAAAAAGCACTGCACGCTGAGCCACCGCAGGCACAAGGTGAAATAATTGGGATTGGAATTGGAGTGTCTGATCAGTTTGGTCAACAAAAAGAAATACTCGCTAAGTACTTTTTTGATGCCAAATAAATAGTTAATAGTGGGAGCTAATTACACATTTATTAACTTAAATGGTTTATGGGTTTGTGGTTAGCTTATCTGTTAAATGTTTTTTAAGTATGCGGGTGTTACGCGTATTTGCTTTAAACATGGCATCAAAAATATCTCCAAAAAATGGAATGAGCCCGCCAACAAAATCAATCAACATATTTATAATAATACGGCTTTTTACTCGCTTGCTAACACCTAAGCGCTGCGCTTCAATTAGTACATAGCCAGATAAAATAAGCCCTGCTAAATCACCTATCACAGGTAAAAGCCCAATCAACGACTCTACACCAAATTTAAATTTAGTAAACGGAATACCAATGCTGCTATCGGTAAAGCGGCTAAACTCTTCGAGCCGTTTTATGGTGGCTTTATATTCAGTTTGTGAGATGGAAGCTTGATTGTTTTTTTGCATACTAACAGCTCTCTTATTTTTAGGTGCGCTGAGCACATTTAAATTGTTGAGCGGCAATAAAGATGTATAGCCTGTATATACTAAACGCGCTATTGCCCGTTTAGTATAGTTTTAAACGTAAGGCGCTTAAATAGCGCCTTTAATTGGCCCATGTTCGTGGTTTACATGTGGGTTTTGACCGCGTTGACGAAGTAAATGATCCATTAAAGTAATAGCCATCATTGCCTCAGCAATCGGAATAGCACGAATGCCTACACAAGGATCATGACGACCTTTGGTGATCATTTCAACCGCTTCATTTTCGGTGTTAATACTATTACCGGGAATAGTAATACTCGATGTCGGTTTAAGCGCAATTGATGCGATTATATCTTGCCCCGTTGAAATTCCTGCAAGCACGCCACCGGCATGATTTGAGGTAAACCCATCAGGGGTTAACTCATCACGATGCTCAGAGCCTTTTTGCTCGACTACATCAAAGCCATCGCCAATTTCAACGCCTTTAACAGCATTAATACTCATTAATGAATGTGCAAGTTCGGCATCTAGCCTATCAAATACTGGCTCACCTAATCCAACTGGTACATTTTTAGCCACTACTTTTACTTTGGCACCCACTGAGTCGCCTTGCTTTTTTAGCTCGCGCATATATTCATCAAGTGCTTCAAGCTTACTTGTATCTGGGAAGAAAAATAAATTGTTTTCCACTTCGTCCCAATCGTAGTTTTCGGCTTTTATTGGCCCTAATTGACTCAAGCATGCTTTAACTTCAATACCATGAAACTGCTTTAAATACTTTTTAGCAATGGCGCCTGCCGCAACCCTAATAGCGGTTTCACGCGCAGATGAGCGGCCACCACCACGGTAATCGCGTAGGCCGTACTTGTGCCAGTAGGTATAGTCACCGTGACCTGGACGAAATACGTCTTTAATTTTGCCATAATCTTGTGAGCGTTGATCAGTATTTTCAATTAATAAACCAATACTGGTACCGGTGGTTTTACCTTCAAAAACGCCCGCTAAAATTTTAATTTGGTCGCTCTCACGGCGCTGCGTGGTATAGCGACTTTGTCCAGGCTTTCGACGATCTAAATCGTGTTGTATGTCGGCCTCTGTTATCTCAAGGCCTGCGGGCGTGCCATCCACTACGCCGCCTAATGCAACGCCGTGGCTTTCGCCAAAGGTGGACACTTTAAATAACTGCCCTATGCTATTACCTGCCATTAACTTTCCTCATTCCTAATGACTTATAGCCGAGAATTAACTCGGCTATTGTTTTGCCCAGCCATTTGGGATGAATGGCTAGTATTAATTATTACTGTGCAAAGTAGGCATCTAGTTGTTGCTTGCTAATAACAAACACACCTAATCCGCCTTGTTCAAACTCAATCCATTCAAATGGTGCGCCTGGATACAGTGCATCCATATGTACCATAGAGTTACCTACTTCGACAAATAACAAACCGTTATCTGTTAGATGCTCACTAGCTTGATCTAAAATAGTACGTGTTACATCAAGGCCATCGTGACCCGATGCTAACCCAAGCTCTGGCTCGTGGTGGAACTCACGTGGTAAATCAGCCATATCTTCAGCATCAACGTACGGTGGGTTTGCTACGATTAAGTCATATTTTTGCCCAGGTACACCGCTGAATACGTCAGACTGGATCGGTAATACACGGTCACTTAGTTGATAGTCAGTGATATTAATATCAGCCACTTCAAGCGCTTCATAAGATATATCAACCGCATCAACTTGCGCATTTTCGAATGCTTGTGCCAATGCAATCGCGATACAACCTGAGCCCGTACATAAATCTAAAATACGCCCAACTGACTCTGGCTGCTCTAGCCAAGGTGTAAAACGATTATTAATAAGCTCAGCAAAAGGCGAGCGAGGAATTAATACACGTTCATCCACATAAAATGGCATATTGGCAAACCATGCAGTGTTGGTCAGGTATGGAACTGGGGTAAAATCGTTAATGCGCTCGGCAATTAAGCCTGCTAAACGGTTTTTTTCAGTGCTGGTTAAACGGGCATGCATCAGCTCTTTGGGTGCATCAATTGGCAAGCTAAGTGCTGGTAATAACAAACTTACCGCTTCATCCCATGCGTTATCGGTGCCATGACCAAAGAAAATACCGCTACTTGCAAATTGACTTGTCGTCCAACGAAGCCAATCGTGTAAGGTTGAAAGTTCTGCAACAGCTTCATCCAGGGTTGCTTCTTCTATTAGTAATTCACTCATCAGTATTATCTGCCTGCTACTTTCAAAAAATTAACTCAATCGGGGCACACTATGGGCCCCATGATTGCCCTATTGTATACCCAAGCCACCTCTAGGTGCGAGTGACAGTTAGAATTAAAAGTAATTTAAACAAGGCATTGATTGCAAGTGTAATAGTCACTCTGTTGTTCAAATCAATAACGCAGTATAAATCGCTTTTAAACTAACCTTATTGGCGCCGTACTATGCACCTCAAAGCTGCTTGGGTATCACACCTTTTTACTCGATTTTTACCACTTTTTTGTTTAGACTGCCGCTATGAAAAAAGATCCACACTCAAACAATCTAATTAGCCCTGATGACATTGACTTGTTTCGTCAAAGTATCAGCGGTGCGCGCGTGTTCAAACAAGACACTCACCGTTTTAGCAATAAACCTAAAGTGTCACAAGCGAAGCAATTTGCCCAGCAAAAAAAGCAACAACAATCAGAATTTTTCTTTTCTGATGAATATGTGCCCGATATAGACACTAACGGCACTGTTAATTATGTGCAACAGGGTCAGGATCGTTTTTTAGCGAAACAACTTCGCCGAGGGGATTTTATACCTGATTTAACCCTCGACCTGCATGGCTTAAATAAAGAAGTAGCCAAGGATGAGCTCGCAGGGCTTATTCATGAGTGTAAAAAAAAGCATTATTACTGCGCCTGTGTTGTACACGGAATTGGCGGCCATATCCTCAGACATAAAGTGCCGCAATACTTAGTGCAGCACCCCGACGTTATTGCTATGCATCAAGCACCACTTGAATATGGCGGTAAAGGTGCGGTACTGATATTAATTAATTTACCGCAAAGTGATGAGTTTAGACGCTAATCAACAAGAGCCTTTTAGTGCATATATTTTCGATTATATTCCCGCTGATATTTATTGTGCTATGTGGCTATATTGCTAGCCGCAGTGGCTTTTTAGAGCGTATCCATATAGCGGGATTAAGTAAGTTTACTTTTTATATTAGTGTGCCGAGCTTTTTATTTTTAAATATGGCCAAAGCAGACTTACAAACCAGTGTCAGCTTAAATGGCTTTTTAAGTTTTTACATTCCGGTTATTTTAATTTACTTTTTTGCCCTAATTATTGACCGCTACATTCTCTCTAAACATCTTCAATACGAACGCCATAGCGTGTTTGCCCTTGGCAGTAGCTATTCCAATACTGTATTGGTGGGGTTACCTATTATTATTGCCGCATTAGGCGAGCAAATGATGGGCATTATTTTTATGATCATTACCTTTCATAGCGCATTATTGTTCACCCTTACTTTTTTAATTAGTGCAAACAGCGCCAGTCATGCGTTTTCCTGGTCAGCATTTTCCAAGAATATGCTACTCAATCCGGTAGTGTTAAGTATTAGCACTGGTTTATTGGTTAATTTGGCAGGGGTTACTTTATTTGCTGACTTAACTAATGGCTTAGCGCTTTTAGCCGAACCAGCGATTGCTTGTGCGTTATTTGTATTGGGCGCTAACTTAGCTTTTTATAAAATTAGCGATAACTGGCAAGCAGCGGCCATTGCCAGTCTATTAAAATTAGTCATATTACCTACCTTGGTATTATTGCTAGGCACACACGTATTTACACTTAATGAGTCACTGTTAAAAGTACTGGTGCTATTAAGTGCATCGCCATTAGGCGTTAATGCCTATTTAATTGCATGCCAAATAAAACAACACCAAGATACCCTAGCCAGTGCGGTAGTTTTATCTACAGTATTAAGTGTGTTGAGTTTTAGTGTGTGGTTAACCATTTTACTTTAGATATATGCCTAACCACGTTTTATTGTCAGGCTTTAAGCTGGGGAGATTCGTAGTTTATACGGTTACATTAGCTGGCGCATCTATAGTGATGTAATCACTTTTATGGCTCACTTCATTGTAACTAATTTGGGCAACAGCACCAGTATTAAAAATTGGCATATTACCAGCGCATAGCTGATCAACCAAATAGCTCACCATAGGCATGTGGGCAACAACCAGCCAGGTATCGCATTCTGGATGAAGCGCAATTAACGTTTCTAAATAATCTGCAGCAACTTGAGGATTGCCCTCAGGAATAACATCGTGACAAGTTTCTTCAAATAAAAAGGTATTATTTTTTTTAACAGCCTCAGCCGTTTGCTGCGCTCTTACATAGGGGCTAACTAACAGGCCACTGGGAGCGTGCATTTTTTGCAACCATAGCCCCATTTTTTCAGCTTGCTGCTGACCCACAGAAGTCAAATTTCTACTGACATCATCAGAGTGCATCGGTGTTGCTTCACCATGACGCATTATCAAGATTGTTTTCATAAAAAATCAACCAATTAAAGAATATAAAACAGTAGCCAATTTGCTCGAATTTCCGCTATATTAATAACTCAAACCTATTTATTTTCTTAAAATAGTTCTTTCATGATGTTCAGGTAAATAGCGTCGCATTCCTGAAGTTATCATCTGTTGTTAACAATTTACGTTTAGTTTCAGGAGCATCATTTGAAAATCAGCACCAATGATAACAGAGCTTACCGCACACTAACACTGGACAATGGTCTAAAAGTGCTTTTAGTGCGCGATCAGGACTCAGCAAAAGCGGCAGCCTCCATGGCAGTTAACGCTGGTCACTTTGACGATCCTCTTGATAGGCAAGGCTTAGCGCACTTTTTAGAGCATATGTTGTTTTTAGGTACGGATCTGTATCCCGAATCCGGTAGCTTTAATAATTTTGTCTCTCAATCTGGTGGTAACACCAATGCCTGGACTGGTACCGAGCATACCTGCTACTTTTTTGATATTAATAACAATCATATTGAATCGGCGTTAGCACAATTTAGCCGTTTTTTTATAGCGCCCGCCTTAAATCCCGCAGAAACCGAAAAAGAACGTAATGCGATTGAGGCTGAGTTTAAATTAAAGATTAAAGATGATGGCCGGCGCATCTATCAAGTGCATAAAGAAACGGTTAACCCTGCACATCCATTTGCTAAGTTCTCTGTAGGCAACCTACAAACATTAGCTGATAGAAAACGCTGTATTAGTGATGAGTTACGCGACTTTTTTAATCAGCATTACCAAGCTCAATGGATGACCCTAGTGATTTGTGCCAATGAATCATTAGATACTCTTGAGGCATGGGCAACTCAATATTTCTGGCAGATTAAAGGCAATAACAGCAAGTTAAAGCCACCCATAGAGGCACCGCTTTATCGCAGCCAAGACTTGGGTAAGTTGCTCCATATTGAGCCACACAAGCATGTACAAAAGCTGATTATTAGCTTTGCTATGCCAAACATTGACGATTTTTACCGTCATAAAACTGTTAGTTTTATTGCCCACTTACTAGGGTACGAAGGGCAAGGCTCGTTGTATTCTGTACTAAAAGAACAAGGCTGGATCAATGCTCTTTCTGCCGGGGGTGGTATCAACGGTAGTAACTTTAAAGACTTTAATATTAGTATGGCACTGACCGATGAAGGCATTGAATACTACGAAGATATTATTGAAATGGTATTTGAATACATTTGCTTAATAAATAACAACATCGGCAAACTCCCTCGCCTTTATCAAGATAAGCAAAAGCTGCTGCAAATCGCATTTGATAACCAAGAAAAATCTCGGCTGATTGACTGGGTCAGCAATTTAAGTATTAACATGCAACATTACGATGAAGTTAATTACTTACAGGGCGACTATTTAATGGAAGGCTTTAAAGCCACCACTCATGAAATGGCGATGCAATGGTTAACCCCTCATAATATGCGTTTAGTGCTGATTCATCCGGGTGTAGAGCCTGAACATACAGCCGCTTGGTATAACACACCGTATAAAATTGAAAAATTGTCACTGCATTGGCTCGAAGCGCTGGCAC
It encodes the following:
- the smrB gene encoding endonuclease SmrB; the encoded protein is MKKDPHSNNLISPDDIDLFRQSISGARVFKQDTHRFSNKPKVSQAKQFAQQKKQQQSEFFFSDEYVPDIDTNGTVNYVQQGQDRFLAKQLRRGDFIPDLTLDLHGLNKEVAKDELAGLIHECKKKHYYCACVVHGIGGHILRHKVPQYLVQHPDVIAMHQAPLEYGGKGAVLILINLPQSDEFRR
- the prmB gene encoding 50S ribosomal protein L3 N(5)-glutamine methyltransferase: MSELLIEEATLDEAVAELSTLHDWLRWTTSQFASSGIFFGHGTDNAWDEAVSLLLPALSLPIDAPKELMHARLTSTEKNRLAGLIAERINDFTPVPYLTNTAWFANMPFYVDERVLIPRSPFAELINNRFTPWLEQPESVGRILDLCTGSGCIAIALAQAFENAQVDAVDISYEALEVADINITDYQLSDRVLPIQSDVFSGVPGQKYDLIVANPPYVDAEDMADLPREFHHEPELGLASGHDGLDVTRTILDQASEHLTDNGLLFVEVGNSMVHMDALYPGAPFEWIEFEQGGLGVFVISKQQLDAYFAQ
- a CDS encoding insulinase family protein, with the translated sequence MKISTNDNRAYRTLTLDNGLKVLLVRDQDSAKAAASMAVNAGHFDDPLDRQGLAHFLEHMLFLGTDLYPESGSFNNFVSQSGGNTNAWTGTEHTCYFFDINNNHIESALAQFSRFFIAPALNPAETEKERNAIEAEFKLKIKDDGRRIYQVHKETVNPAHPFAKFSVGNLQTLADRKRCISDELRDFFNQHYQAQWMTLVICANESLDTLEAWATQYFWQIKGNNSKLKPPIEAPLYRSQDLGKLLHIEPHKHVQKLIISFAMPNIDDFYRHKTVSFIAHLLGYEGQGSLYSVLKEQGWINALSAGGGINGSNFKDFNISMALTDEGIEYYEDIIEMVFEYICLINNNIGKLPRLYQDKQKLLQIAFDNQEKSRLIDWVSNLSINMQHYDEVNYLQGDYLMEGFKATTHEMAMQWLTPHNMRLVLIHPGVEPEHTAAWYNTPYKIEKLSLHWLEALAQISQPQGEMLLPTANPYLAKDVVLYPIESQQAHPTLLVKEAGFDFWFKQDATFRVAKGHFYLAMDSDFAVKDVKHMALTRLFSDLFMDSVGEQFYPAELAGLSYHLTSHQGGLTLHTAGLSSSQLELVDQLIDALFNVKICAKRFAEYKKQLVRHWRNSNQNKPVSELFSILGAKIMPWNPQPDELANALKDTCFHQFNEFRQAFFNALHVESFLHGNWQQNEALEFQKKVALHLKKSAVIKDLKRPLFEITKVTRYELELACSDNAMVIYYQALSDDVDEKVKMMALNHLINQDYFNELRTTQQLGYLVGAGYAPFNTRAGIAFYIQSPKFEPSTLLHRHNVFISQYLSTIDELTEQTWLQQKHGLVTHIAEKDKNLRLRSQRLWLAIGNGDHQFNMQQRLLDSLNALTLEGLKNYAAEIFDADRPRYELLSAKSVNQSENLPLYSHSL
- a CDS encoding AEC family transporter; this encodes MHIFSIIFPLIFIVLCGYIASRSGFLERIHIAGLSKFTFYISVPSFLFLNMAKADLQTSVSLNGFLSFYIPVILIYFFALIIDRYILSKHLQYERHSVFALGSSYSNTVLVGLPIIIAALGEQMMGIIFMIITFHSALLFTLTFLISANSASHAFSWSAFSKNMLLNPVVLSISTGLLVNLAGVTLFADLTNGLALLAEPAIACALFVLGANLAFYKISDNWQAAAIASLLKLVILPTLVLLLGTHVFTLNESLLKVLVLLSASPLGVNAYLIACQIKQHQDTLASAVVLSTVLSVLSFSVWLTILL
- a CDS encoding DUF4112 domain-containing protein translates to MQKNNQASISQTEYKATIKRLEEFSRFTDSSIGIPFTKFKFGVESLIGLLPVIGDLAGLILSGYVLIEAQRLGVSKRVKSRIIINMLIDFVGGLIPFFGDIFDAMFKANTRNTRILKKHLTDKLTTNP
- a CDS encoding 2'-5' RNA ligase family protein — encoded protein: MVKQHSSFSWLFISFTFLTLLATSASSYAKSISINVFAIPSKPIVELVANTSDKLATHQITTFYQQGLPVHATLYLTDYPLEAQNEIKQMVERIAKEHQSFEIKANGFSVSPSNWAFINLEKSYQLQRLADEVTLKLEPLRDHQAPVPSWVKHYPNKLVAFERYGSPNAFQNFQPHLTLLANEQSAALALVKKALHAEPPQAQGEIIGIGIGVSDQFGQQKEILAKYFFDAK
- the aroC gene encoding chorismate synthase, which gives rise to MAGNSIGQLFKVSTFGESHGVALGGVVDGTPAGLEITEADIQHDLDRRKPGQSRYTTQRRESDQIKILAGVFEGKTTGTSIGLLIENTDQRSQDYGKIKDVFRPGHGDYTYWHKYGLRDYRGGGRSSARETAIRVAAGAIAKKYLKQFHGIEVKACLSQLGPIKAENYDWDEVENNLFFFPDTSKLEALDEYMRELKKQGDSVGAKVKVVAKNVPVGLGEPVFDRLDAELAHSLMSINAVKGVEIGDGFDVVEQKGSEHRDELTPDGFTSNHAGGVLAGISTGQDIIASIALKPTSSITIPGNSINTENEAVEMITKGRHDPCVGIRAIPIAEAMMAITLMDHLLRQRGQNPHVNHEHGPIKGAI
- the sixA gene encoding phosphohistidine phosphatase SixA — its product is MKTILIMRHGEATPMHSDDVSRNLTSVGQQQAEKMGLWLQKMHAPSGLLVSPYVRAQQTAEAVKKNNTFLFEETCHDVIPEGNPQVAADYLETLIALHPECDTWLVVAHMPMVSYLVDQLCAGNMPIFNTGAVAQISYNEVSHKSDYITIDAPANVTV